The genomic region CCGCCCCTGTTGTTGTGTTATTTTCTTCCGGGCTTATTGAATTCATTTGGAGTAATTGATGGCGAAAACTCGCCGCTTACCTCTATTGGTAGCCGCTACTTCCTGCCTGCCTGTTTGATCCTATTTATCATCAATTTAGATTTGAAGGAGATGTGGGCGTTAAGGAAGCGTGCAGGACTGATGTTTATTACGGGTACCGTCGGTATCCTTCTTGGTGGACCATTAGCGGTTTACTTAACTTCGCTAGTTGCTCCGGAAGTGGTTGGCGGCGCCGGCCCAGACGAAGTATGGCGCGGACTTGGGGCGCTTGCAGGCTCCTGGATTGGAGGATCGGCCAACCAAGTAGCATTAAAAGAAATATTGAAACCATCGCCGAATCTATTCTCATCGATTATCGCTGTAGATGTATTTGTTGCCTATATCTGGATGGCGTTTCTTCTTTATGGCGCTAGCAAAGCAGATAAGTTCAATGCATTTTTCAAAGCGGATGCGAGCGATGTGGAACATTTGAAAGAGAAAATGGACGCTAAAGCAAAGGCGAACAGCCGAATCCCGGAGACGAAAGATTTAATGCTTATGATCGCGATCGCTTTTGGTGGAACGGGTCTAGCGACTTTCCTTGCAGAGCCACTTGCCGCTTTTATGAAAACGAATTATCCACATCTGGAGACATTTTCCTTAACGAGCGATTTCTTTTGGATCGTGTTCTTCGCAACGGTTATTGGTATAGCGATGTCTTTTACGCCAGCCAAGAAATTAGAATTCGCAGGTGCTTCCAAGCTTGGAACAGTTTTATTGTATGCCTTGATCACTACGATCGGCATGCAGATGAATATCCTTGCAATCTTGGATAACCCAGGACTATTTATTGTCGGAATTTTGTGGATTTCATTCCATGCGCTGCTATTGATAATTGTTGGAAAGATATTTAAAGTTCCGTTTTTCTACTTCGCAGTCGGGAGTATGGCAAATGTTGGCGGTGTTGCTTCTGCATCGGTTACTTCTGCAGCATTCCAT from Sphingobacterium sp. BN32 harbors:
- a CDS encoding DUF819 domain-containing protein, with amino-acid sequence MQISTPEAEPLISNTTVVFGLLMTILGLVFYSSSLSNKYVKGFYNIIPPLLLCYFLPGLLNSFGVIDGENSPLTSIGSRYFLPACLILFIINLDLKEMWALRKRAGLMFITGTVGILLGGPLAVYLTSLVAPEVVGGAGPDEVWRGLGALAGSWIGGSANQVALKEILKPSPNLFSSIIAVDVFVAYIWMAFLLYGASKADKFNAFFKADASDVEHLKEKMDAKAKANSRIPETKDLMLMIAIAFGGTGLATFLAEPLAAFMKTNYPHLETFSLTSDFFWIVFFATVIGIAMSFTPAKKLEFAGASKLGTVLLYALITTIGMQMNILAILDNPGLFIVGILWISFHALLLIIVGKIFKVPFFYFAVGSMANVGGVASASVTSAAFHPSLISVGVILSVFSYAIGTYAGWLTAILMQMVSPI